In a genomic window of Allomeiothermus silvanus DSM 9946:
- a CDS encoding MFS transporter, giving the protein MIGIGLVSLFADFTYEGGRSISGPFLAVLGASPLLVGAVAGVGEFLGYLVRLFSGRLADRTGKHWVLMYAGYALNLLSVPALALAGGAWGASALIFLERLGKGLRTPARDALLSRAGKEVGHGRVFGLHELLDQLGAFLGPLGVAWLVAQGGYRLGFAWLLIPALLALAFLLRARGLEQAEAVHVGGNWERFPTAYYAYLTFATLGVAGFAHFQLIAYHLEVTHQVPAPTIPLLFAFAMGADALVAYAVGHLYDRYGLRMLLALPLLSLPSTPLFFLGQGLEVLALAAILWGGAMGLQESLMRSAVATLTPEAQRGTAYGLFDTAYGAAWMLGSLAMGFFYGIAPGYLVGFAVLLQLASVAFLLRFHTVLGES; this is encoded by the coding sequence GTGATTGGCATCGGCCTGGTGAGCCTTTTTGCCGACTTCACCTACGAGGGAGGGCGCAGCATTAGCGGACCCTTCCTGGCGGTGCTGGGGGCCAGTCCACTGCTGGTGGGGGCGGTGGCTGGGGTGGGAGAGTTTCTGGGATACCTAGTGCGCCTGTTCTCCGGACGGCTGGCCGACCGCACCGGCAAGCACTGGGTATTGATGTACGCCGGCTATGCGCTCAACCTGCTCTCGGTACCCGCGCTAGCTCTGGCGGGCGGAGCCTGGGGCGCCTCGGCGCTTATCTTCCTCGAGCGCCTGGGCAAGGGACTTAGAACCCCGGCGCGGGACGCTTTGCTCTCGCGAGCCGGTAAGGAGGTGGGGCATGGCAGAGTTTTCGGGCTGCACGAACTTCTGGACCAGCTAGGGGCCTTCCTAGGCCCCCTGGGAGTGGCCTGGCTAGTAGCCCAGGGCGGCTACCGCCTGGGCTTCGCCTGGTTGCTGATTCCTGCCCTGCTGGCGCTGGCCTTTCTGTTACGAGCTCGAGGCCTCGAGCAGGCTGAGGCAGTGCATGTAGGGGGGAACTGGGAGCGTTTCCCCACGGCTTACTACGCCTACCTGACCTTCGCCACCTTGGGCGTGGCCGGGTTCGCCCACTTCCAGCTCATCGCCTATCACCTCGAGGTCACCCACCAGGTCCCCGCCCCCACCATCCCCCTGCTTTTCGCCTTCGCCATGGGGGCCGACGCGCTGGTAGCTTATGCAGTGGGCCACCTCTACGACCGCTACGGCCTGCGGATGCTCCTGGCGCTACCGCTCCTGAGCCTGCCCAGCACGCCGCTGTTCTTCCTGGGGCAGGGCCTGGAGGTGCTAGCGTTGGCGGCCATCCTGTGGGGCGGGGCCATGGGGCTACAGGAGAGCCTGATGCGCTCGGCGGTGGCGACCCTGACCCCAGAAGCCCAGCGGGGTACCGCCTATGGTCTATTCGACACGGCCTATGGCGCGGCCTGGATGCTGGGCAGCCTGGCTATGGGATTTTTCTACGGGATAGCTCCGGGATACCTGGTGGGCTTCGCCGTGCTACTGCAACTGGCGTCGGTGGCCTTCTTGTTGCGTTTCCACACCGTGTTGGGGGAGAGTTGA